Proteins from a single region of Antricoccus suffuscus:
- a CDS encoding DUF6802 family protein, translated as MSDDMSADFGLDVTADEAPDSASATQINDEIFNGNNGASAEQVTDEIFGDQSGSGGGSDSEPTFADNSTSSSEPDASTIFADSEPAESAPAGINANFSGTEFYAGEATFDSNGDGVADTAVQDHGNQVEYYVDNNGDGQADELTITDANGQLISHTQLVDGTSATWQETAAPDVASGDVSVSDNVGQSGYVDPSSPAPAPASAYASSDLAQAGADSASADSGSTESGTTGTSDSADAIPPVDSSGPGADSAADGQEPADTPQSGPGSDYVAGGDLSLTIDGQTYDVGAPTLDFSGDGVADTVAVEQDGNVEYYVDSDQDGVADQIIVLDEANGALINHEVYDPSTGTWDNVTDESK; from the coding sequence ATGAGCGACGATATGTCCGCTGATTTTGGGCTCGACGTGACCGCGGACGAGGCACCGGACTCCGCCTCAGCGACCCAGATCAACGACGAAATATTCAACGGCAACAACGGCGCGAGCGCCGAACAAGTGACGGACGAGATCTTTGGAGATCAGAGCGGGTCGGGCGGTGGGTCGGACTCCGAGCCGACCTTTGCCGACAACAGTACGTCGAGCAGCGAGCCAGATGCCAGCACGATCTTCGCCGACAGCGAGCCTGCCGAGTCCGCGCCAGCGGGCATCAACGCCAACTTCTCCGGCACGGAGTTCTACGCCGGTGAGGCTACCTTCGATTCCAACGGTGACGGGGTCGCCGACACGGCTGTACAGGATCACGGAAACCAGGTCGAGTACTACGTCGACAACAACGGTGACGGGCAGGCCGACGAGCTGACTATCACCGACGCCAACGGCCAGTTGATCAGCCACACCCAGCTGGTCGACGGCACCTCTGCCACCTGGCAGGAGACCGCCGCGCCGGACGTCGCCTCGGGTGACGTGTCCGTGTCGGACAACGTCGGGCAGTCGGGGTACGTCGACCCATCGTCGCCGGCGCCGGCTCCCGCGTCGGCGTACGCCTCCAGCGACTTGGCGCAGGCCGGTGCGGACTCCGCGTCGGCTGACTCCGGATCTACCGAAAGCGGGACTACCGGGACCTCCGACTCCGCCGACGCGATTCCGCCGGTTGACTCAAGCGGGCCCGGTGCGGACTCCGCCGCAGACGGCCAGGAGCCGGCCGATACTCCGCAGTCGGGCCCGGGCAGTGACTACGTCGCCGGTGGCGACCTGAGCCTCACCATCGACGGTCAGACATACGACGTCGGCGCGCCGACGCTCGACTTCTCCGGAGACGGAGTGGCCGACACGGTCGCGGTCGAACAAGACGGCAACGTCGAGTACTACGTCGACTCGGATCAGGACGGCGTCGCCGACCAGATCATCGTGCTCGACGAAGCTAACGGCGCGCTGATCAACCACGAGGTCTACGACCCATCGACCGGCACCTGGGACAACGTCACCGACGAGTCCAAGTAG
- a CDS encoding DEAD/DEAH box helicase family protein, with protein sequence MPSKRTTPKRRSKAAVPPPTVQHAGDRVFILDIPYRTTAPGAQWVPAWKTHAYVGAALPDPLRPFASQPYSYQRWIEDDLNAVPGEPMRDVAAKTPRQEQIDGAAAIVTAHRAGARQFLLADDPGTGKTITMILAAQTIAQERATPSAIPKILVTVDRPFVITAPHWRASIASVGDGGCRWLICSPDQLRKLLARNGQPRYSFDAQIYDESQLYRHQDTKRVTAMRRIARYSADHAKAPFLINATATPGHNPAELTYLAPAFAQLHNQPTSAWNDLGQRLVDAGLPLAKRYDRWQWDENATASGRLQQEASDQVRRWLTDATPPLMLHRPSPQGQAPIDGMPTTLTAEQRAAYSAEWGDFQRDMGLARRGNNVAKGRAAIMRFRQKAGMLRIRATAEWASAQVDADRQVALSVEFVSTAAGPLCDELAGMKIPYSSIYGSGTFDTEAERIAFQTGRTKVCVFTVASSISLHAGEMLPGGTHASRTPRVGVLHQPSYSGIATRQRLGRTHRDGQVSEWWLAYAEDTIEEQIAHIQLDRLRATTNAVGGETSALHKIAALLGADWLPEDALTNGD encoded by the coding sequence ATGCCGAGCAAGCGCACTACCCCGAAACGACGCTCTAAGGCCGCGGTCCCGCCGCCGACGGTGCAGCATGCGGGTGATCGAGTCTTCATCCTCGATATCCCGTACCGAACCACCGCGCCTGGCGCGCAGTGGGTACCGGCGTGGAAAACGCACGCCTACGTCGGCGCCGCGCTACCGGATCCGTTGCGGCCGTTCGCGTCGCAGCCGTACTCCTACCAGAGGTGGATAGAAGACGACCTGAATGCCGTCCCCGGGGAGCCGATGCGCGACGTCGCAGCAAAGACACCCAGGCAGGAACAAATCGACGGCGCTGCGGCAATCGTCACTGCGCACCGCGCGGGAGCCCGGCAGTTCTTACTCGCGGACGACCCGGGGACCGGTAAAACGATCACGATGATTCTGGCCGCCCAGACCATCGCGCAAGAACGAGCCACGCCCTCTGCGATACCGAAGATCCTTGTCACCGTCGACCGGCCGTTTGTCATCACCGCACCGCACTGGCGTGCCAGCATCGCCAGCGTCGGTGACGGCGGCTGCCGGTGGCTGATCTGCTCCCCCGACCAGCTGCGCAAGCTCCTGGCCCGCAACGGCCAGCCGCGGTACTCCTTCGACGCGCAGATCTACGACGAATCGCAGCTGTACAGACACCAGGACACCAAACGTGTCACCGCTATGCGACGAATCGCCCGTTACAGTGCCGATCATGCCAAGGCACCGTTCCTAATCAATGCGACCGCCACACCCGGACACAACCCTGCGGAGCTGACCTACCTTGCGCCCGCGTTCGCCCAGTTACATAACCAGCCCACCAGCGCATGGAACGACCTGGGGCAACGTCTCGTCGACGCCGGGCTCCCCTTGGCGAAACGCTACGACCGGTGGCAATGGGACGAGAACGCCACCGCATCCGGGCGTCTTCAACAAGAAGCAAGCGACCAGGTCCGGCGCTGGCTCACCGATGCCACACCACCACTGATGCTGCACCGGCCATCACCCCAAGGTCAGGCGCCCATCGACGGCATGCCCACCACCCTCACGGCAGAGCAGCGCGCCGCGTACAGCGCGGAGTGGGGCGACTTCCAACGCGACATGGGTCTCGCACGGCGCGGGAACAATGTCGCCAAGGGCCGCGCCGCGATCATGCGGTTTCGACAGAAGGCCGGGATGCTCCGCATTCGGGCAACCGCCGAATGGGCCTCGGCCCAAGTCGACGCCGACCGGCAGGTCGCCCTGAGCGTCGAATTCGTGAGCACGGCCGCCGGCCCGCTCTGCGACGAGCTAGCCGGCATGAAGATCCCCTACAGCAGCATCTACGGCAGCGGCACATTCGACACCGAGGCAGAACGTATCGCCTTCCAAACCGGTCGCACAAAAGTGTGCGTGTTCACCGTCGCGTCCTCGATCAGCCTGCACGCCGGCGAGATGCTGCCGGGCGGGACACACGCCTCCCGTACGCCGCGAGTTGGGGTGCTGCACCAGCCGTCGTACTCAGGCATCGCCACCCGGCAACGACTCGGCCGCACTCACCGAGACGGTCAGGTCAGCGAATGGTGGTTGGCGTACGCCGAGGACACGATCGAAGAACAGATCGCGCACATACAACTGGACCGGCTCCGCGCCACCACCAACGCTGTGGGCGGGGAGACGTCCGCGTTGCACAAGATCGCCGCCCTGCTCGGCGCCGACTGGCTGCCGGAAGATGCCCTCACGAACGGCGATTAA
- a CDS encoding aldehyde dehydrogenase family protein codes for MTPKKRSYPYLLDGKLQRTGKLSDVTNPYDGSVVGRYYKLPEASVEQAIASTAAASAAAQALPAHARAAALVYISGQIEKRAEEFAQLITSENGKPLMWSRGEVARGISTFRWAAEEARRFSGELQRLDTEASATGRIAVVRRFPRGPILGISPFNFPLNLVAHKIAPAIAAGAPILLKPAGSTPLTAMLLGSIIAETELPAGMVNIVAIPGKEMDTLVTDPRLPVITFTGSGAVGQGLLDKAPRKHHTLELGGNGAAIVAPDWDDLDKAADRLATFANYQAGQSCIAVQRIYVHKDQYDAFIKLLTKKVKALKTGDPAKSTTVVGPVIDEGEATRIVDWIGEAKKAGATVLTGGRRRGTTVAPTVLVDVPKNAKVSNDEVFGPVLTVKAYRTLDEAFRLVNDSRYGLQAGVFTKNIETAFRAHRELQVGGVIVGDVPSFRADQMPYGGWKESGVGREGIASAIEDYTEARVMVLTGLDL; via the coding sequence ATGACACCGAAGAAACGCTCCTACCCCTATCTTCTCGACGGGAAGCTCCAGCGCACCGGCAAACTCAGCGACGTCACCAACCCATACGACGGTTCGGTAGTCGGCCGCTACTACAAGTTGCCGGAGGCCTCGGTCGAGCAAGCGATCGCCTCGACCGCAGCCGCTTCGGCCGCCGCGCAGGCCCTTCCGGCGCATGCCCGAGCCGCTGCGCTGGTCTATATCAGTGGGCAGATCGAGAAGCGGGCCGAAGAGTTTGCGCAGCTGATCACGTCGGAAAACGGCAAACCGCTGATGTGGTCACGCGGCGAGGTCGCTCGCGGCATTTCGACCTTCCGCTGGGCCGCTGAAGAGGCACGCCGCTTCTCGGGTGAGCTACAGCGACTCGACACCGAGGCATCCGCGACCGGCCGGATCGCCGTCGTACGGCGTTTTCCCCGCGGGCCAATCCTCGGCATCTCGCCGTTCAACTTCCCGCTCAACCTCGTGGCACACAAGATTGCACCCGCGATCGCCGCCGGGGCGCCGATCCTGCTCAAGCCTGCCGGCAGCACGCCGCTGACCGCGATGCTACTTGGCTCGATCATCGCCGAGACAGAGCTGCCCGCCGGGATGGTCAACATCGTGGCGATCCCGGGCAAGGAGATGGACACACTCGTCACCGACCCACGGTTGCCGGTCATCACGTTCACCGGCAGCGGCGCTGTCGGCCAGGGTCTGCTCGACAAGGCGCCTCGTAAGCACCACACGCTTGAGCTCGGCGGCAACGGTGCGGCGATCGTCGCGCCGGACTGGGACGACCTGGACAAGGCCGCGGATCGACTTGCGACGTTTGCCAACTACCAGGCCGGGCAGTCATGCATCGCCGTACAGCGCATCTACGTCCACAAAGACCAGTACGACGCCTTCATCAAACTGCTGACCAAAAAAGTCAAGGCACTGAAGACCGGTGATCCGGCGAAGAGCACGACCGTCGTCGGCCCGGTCATCGACGAGGGCGAAGCCACCCGCATCGTGGACTGGATCGGTGAGGCAAAGAAGGCCGGCGCCACCGTGCTGACCGGCGGCCGGCGCCGCGGGACGACCGTCGCGCCCACCGTCCTGGTCGACGTGCCCAAAAATGCGAAGGTGTCCAATGACGAAGTCTTCGGGCCAGTGCTCACCGTCAAGGCTTATCGCACGTTGGACGAGGCATTCCGGCTCGTCAACGACTCGCGCTACGGTCTGCAGGCTGGCGTCTTCACGAAAAACATCGAGACCGCGTTCCGTGCGCATCGGGAGCTTCAGGTCGGCGGCGTGATCGTCGGCGATGTACCGTCCTTCCGCGCCGACCAGATGCCCTACGGCGGCTGGAAAGAGTCCGGAGTCGGGCGCGAAGGCATCGCCTCGGCGATCGAGGACTACACCGAGGCGCGAGTCATGGTGCTCACCGGCCTCGACCTCTAG
- a CDS encoding carbamoyl-phosphate-synthetase → MKVLLSEGSSLTAREHLTVLGRAGVKADVLSSISHPLCEFSRWTGTVHRVPSPSADPLGYLAAAGRLTETGGYDALLPTHEQAWLFAVGRKLLPTGIPLAVAPAMAFDRVQGKLAFCRLLDELDLPQPGWTEVAGVADVAGLGFPCWLKSDFSTAGRGVRLVHDNNTATAALAELARPVLAQLPAPGNYAQVGALFDRGRLVAVHTSEKTGDGAGGSAAARLSVDHPEVRAHVARVGAHLRWHGGMTFDYFHVDGRPQYIECNPRTVEPGNAAASGVDLPMLTIALGSGAPMASTVAIGRAGVRTQSALALMLGAAERTGRRHASVATLLKALTGRGYPDKEVLTPLRKDPKSALPLAIAAITVLRGPASVRALAAKVVAAYSVTPSAIDIVRSRVDQGV, encoded by the coding sequence ATGAAGGTTCTATTATCGGAGGGATCGAGCCTGACCGCGCGCGAACATCTCACGGTGCTCGGTCGCGCCGGAGTCAAGGCCGACGTACTTTCCTCGATTTCTCATCCACTGTGCGAGTTCAGCCGTTGGACCGGAACAGTGCACCGGGTACCATCGCCGTCCGCCGATCCGCTCGGCTACCTGGCTGCAGCGGGCCGACTAACCGAGACCGGCGGCTACGATGCGTTGCTGCCGACGCACGAGCAGGCGTGGTTGTTTGCAGTTGGCCGGAAACTGTTGCCGACAGGTATTCCGCTCGCAGTTGCACCGGCAATGGCATTCGACCGGGTACAAGGAAAACTCGCCTTCTGCCGTCTACTCGACGAGCTTGATCTCCCTCAACCGGGCTGGACCGAAGTCGCCGGCGTGGCTGATGTCGCCGGCCTTGGTTTTCCTTGCTGGCTCAAGTCCGACTTCTCGACGGCAGGGCGCGGCGTCCGACTGGTCCACGACAACAACACCGCCACAGCGGCGCTTGCCGAGCTGGCGAGACCGGTCCTCGCCCAACTGCCCGCTCCCGGAAACTACGCGCAAGTGGGCGCGCTCTTCGATCGCGGTCGGCTAGTGGCCGTGCACACTAGCGAGAAGACGGGCGATGGCGCCGGCGGTAGCGCCGCCGCACGGCTGAGCGTCGATCATCCGGAGGTCCGCGCGCATGTTGCCCGAGTCGGTGCGCATCTCCGATGGCACGGTGGCATGACATTCGACTACTTCCACGTCGATGGCCGGCCCCAGTACATCGAGTGCAACCCACGAACGGTCGAACCGGGGAACGCCGCTGCCAGTGGCGTCGACCTGCCGATGCTCACGATCGCTCTCGGTAGCGGAGCGCCGATGGCTTCTACAGTAGCCATCGGGCGGGCTGGCGTCCGGACGCAAAGCGCATTGGCTCTCATGCTCGGCGCAGCCGAACGCACTGGCCGTCGACATGCGTCCGTCGCGACTCTGCTCAAGGCACTAACCGGACGCGGCTATCCCGACAAGGAAGTCCTTACCCCGCTGCGAAAAGATCCGAAAAGCGCGCTCCCGCTGGCGATCGCGGCCATTACTGTCCTTCGAGGGCCGGCATCCGTGCGCGCACTCGCCGCCAAGGTGGTGGCGGCATACTCAGTGACGCCGTCCGCGATCGACATCGTGCGCTCGAGAGTGGATCAAGGCGTATGA
- a CDS encoding TetR/AcrR family transcriptional regulator: protein MARQPQTDRDTILVAALSIADERGLDALTMRAVAERVGVTPMALYRHVGGKSQLLDGLVERMLLEVVVPGTALPWREQLTKMTGSLRAVASRHPEVFPLLMQRPAATEGAKRVRDAVYATLRAAGVAADEVPRVERILSTFVIGFAASEAGGRFTVGRRALDEDLAWFGDHFLTAIDGGDDNRED, encoded by the coding sequence ATGGCGCGCCAACCGCAGACCGACCGCGACACCATTCTCGTGGCCGCCTTGTCGATCGCCGACGAGCGCGGTCTCGACGCGCTGACCATGCGTGCGGTTGCCGAGCGAGTCGGGGTGACACCCATGGCGCTCTATCGACACGTCGGCGGAAAATCGCAACTGCTCGACGGGTTGGTCGAGCGGATGCTGCTCGAAGTCGTCGTGCCCGGAACCGCGCTGCCGTGGCGCGAACAGCTCACGAAGATGACCGGCTCACTGCGGGCAGTAGCCTCGCGGCACCCGGAGGTCTTCCCGCTCTTGATGCAGCGGCCCGCGGCGACCGAGGGTGCAAAACGGGTCCGCGATGCGGTCTATGCGACGTTGCGTGCAGCGGGCGTCGCGGCCGACGAAGTCCCTCGCGTTGAACGGATCCTGTCGACGTTCGTCATCGGCTTCGCGGCGTCGGAGGCCGGCGGCAGGTTCACTGTCGGGCGGCGCGCGCTCGACGAGGACCTCGCCTGGTTCGGGGATCATTTCCTGACTGCGATCGACGGTGGCGACGATAACCGGGAGGATTAA
- a CDS encoding ABC-F family ATP-binding cassette domain-containing protein yields MSAPQTPSIICDSLTFEWPDGTTALRALEAQFDTAKIGLIGVNGAGKSTLLRLIAGRLTPTAGDVRASGEIAYLPQDLTITHGQSVGDLLDVQQQREALAAIEAGTATASDFETIGDDWDIEERVLAELSRLGLAGISLDRDLATLSGGEVVLIGLVAKLLRRPDVLLLDEPTNNLDIEARRRLYSVVDDWTGTLLIVSHDRELLRRVDQIADLTDGALRMYGGNLDDYERIRAEEDEAIEREVRTAESDVRRQKRELADARIKLDRRLRYGKKMMAQKREPKIIMNARKRAAQVSSGKHRNLHMERLADSRGALSEAQSRLRDDDEIRVDLPETAVPAGRTMLDLRSPDVNIRGPERIALLGRNGSGKTTLLNRVLRESLSPSTTRLLPQRLDVLDESVSVLDNVSRLAPTTPPAQTRNRLAQFLLRGRQVELPASTLSGGERFRAVLAALLLAEPAVQLLLLDEPTNNLDMASARQLTGALNSYQGALLVVSHDVSFLRGLEIDRWLWLDRDEGLAEIDAPVTSNHGP; encoded by the coding sequence ATGTCCGCACCCCAAACCCCCTCCATCATCTGTGACTCCCTGACCTTCGAATGGCCCGACGGCACGACCGCGCTGCGCGCGCTCGAAGCACAGTTCGACACAGCGAAGATCGGCCTGATCGGCGTCAATGGCGCCGGCAAGTCCACCCTGCTGCGACTCATCGCCGGCCGGCTCACACCCACTGCGGGTGACGTACGTGCCAGCGGCGAGATCGCCTATCTGCCGCAGGATCTCACGATCACCCACGGCCAGTCGGTCGGCGACTTGCTCGACGTCCAGCAACAGCGCGAAGCCTTAGCGGCAATCGAGGCCGGCACGGCAACCGCATCGGATTTCGAGACGATCGGCGACGACTGGGACATCGAAGAACGCGTGCTCGCCGAACTTTCCCGCCTCGGACTCGCCGGCATCTCACTCGACCGCGACCTCGCCACGCTCTCCGGTGGAGAAGTCGTCCTGATCGGTCTAGTCGCGAAACTGCTGCGGAGGCCCGATGTGCTGCTGTTAGACGAGCCGACCAACAATCTCGATATCGAGGCGCGTCGACGGCTCTACTCGGTCGTCGACGACTGGACGGGCACGCTCCTGATCGTCAGTCACGACCGCGAGCTGCTCCGCAGGGTGGACCAGATCGCCGACCTTACCGACGGCGCGCTTCGCATGTATGGCGGCAATCTCGACGACTATGAACGGATCCGAGCCGAGGAGGACGAGGCCATCGAACGGGAGGTTCGCACCGCCGAGTCCGACGTACGACGGCAAAAACGTGAGCTCGCCGACGCGCGGATCAAGTTAGACCGGCGGCTTCGTTACGGCAAGAAGATGATGGCGCAGAAGCGGGAGCCGAAAATCATCATGAACGCACGCAAACGCGCGGCGCAGGTGTCCTCCGGCAAGCACCGCAACCTGCACATGGAGCGGTTGGCGGACTCACGTGGAGCGTTGAGCGAGGCGCAATCACGGTTGCGGGACGACGACGAGATCCGAGTCGACCTGCCGGAGACCGCCGTACCGGCCGGCCGCACGATGCTCGACCTGCGGTCCCCTGATGTCAACATCCGGGGCCCAGAGCGGATCGCGCTGCTCGGGCGTAACGGTTCGGGCAAGACGACACTGCTCAACCGGGTCCTCCGCGAGTCCCTCTCTCCGTCAACGACCCGACTATTGCCTCAACGCCTCGACGTCCTCGACGAGTCTGTGAGCGTGCTGGACAACGTCTCGCGGCTGGCCCCGACAACACCTCCCGCGCAGACCCGCAACAGACTCGCGCAGTTTCTGTTGCGCGGCCGGCAGGTCGAGCTCCCCGCTTCGACACTGTCGGGCGGGGAACGATTCCGCGCCGTGCTCGCCGCGCTCCTGTTGGCCGAGCCCGCGGTCCAGCTGTTGTTGCTTGACGAGCCAACCAACAACCTGGACATGGCGAGCGCGCGCCAGCTGACCGGGGCGCTCAACTCTTACCAGGGCGCTCTTTTGGTCGTGAGTCACGACGTGTCGTTCTTGCGTGGGCTCGAGATCGACCGGTGGCTGTGGCTGGACCGCGACGAAGGTCTGGCCGAGATCGATGCACCGGTGACTTCCAACCACGGACCTTAA
- a CDS encoding ABC transporter permease — protein sequence MTFLRQTYIVYRRQLRMNLRNPAWVIIGMMQPILYLALFGPLLEPLVGQFGATNAYTFFVPGLLVQLGIFGAMFAGFSLIGEWRDGVVEAERVTPASRTALLMGRMLRDVTQLTVQAVILIGLGFAFGMRASFGGLLLGLLLTVLIGAACAASSNAVALTTKSEDVMAPLLNMVMMPILLLSGILLPMTIGPTWLQRVSDVIPVKHIVTAVRGSFAGDILTSSMLWGSLWTVVLFGLAIWWGTRVFRKENS from the coding sequence ATGACCTTTCTGCGACAGACCTACATCGTCTATCGACGCCAACTTCGGATGAACCTGCGCAACCCCGCCTGGGTCATCATCGGCATGATGCAGCCGATCCTCTATCTCGCGCTCTTCGGCCCGCTCCTCGAGCCGCTTGTCGGCCAGTTCGGCGCGACCAACGCATATACCTTCTTCGTGCCCGGATTGCTTGTGCAGCTGGGTATCTTCGGGGCAATGTTTGCCGGGTTCAGCCTCATCGGTGAGTGGCGGGACGGCGTCGTGGAAGCCGAGCGAGTCACTCCTGCCAGCCGCACCGCATTACTCATGGGCCGGATGTTGCGCGACGTCACGCAGCTGACCGTGCAGGCGGTGATCCTGATCGGGCTCGGGTTTGCCTTCGGCATGCGCGCGTCGTTCGGCGGCCTGCTACTTGGGCTCCTGCTCACGGTGCTGATTGGCGCCGCTTGCGCGGCCTCGTCGAACGCGGTCGCGCTGACCACCAAGAGCGAAGATGTGATGGCGCCACTGCTCAACATGGTGATGATGCCGATCCTTTTACTGTCGGGCATCCTGTTGCCGATGACAATAGGTCCGACCTGGCTGCAGCGCGTGAGCGACGTCATCCCGGTCAAGCACATCGTCACGGCCGTGCGCGGCTCGTTCGCCGGCGACATCCTCACTTCTTCGATGTTGTGGGGATCGCTGTGGACCGTCGTACTGTTCGGGCTCGCGATCTGGTGGGGCACAAGGGTCTTCCGCAAGGAGAACTCATAA
- a CDS encoding ATP-binding cassette domain-containing protein — protein MIHARGLAQTFHTKRGREKVDVQAVRGVDIDVEEGEIVGFLGPNGAGKTTTLRMLTTLLKPTAGTATVAGYDVATEPIKVRQSIGYVSQSGSTSGEARAGEEIMDHGMLYGISQKQAEQRGRELFEQLNLDGMWNRKPKTMSGGQRRRLDIAMGLTHDPKLVFLDEPTTGLDPQARANLWTHISDLRTHRGSTVFLTTHYLDEADALSDRILIIDDGEIVAADTADNLKSNVAGDLLELELKDNARTTTTAEKLGSIPGATDVEVDGVDVRGRLRNAGTAVPGLLRDLDRAGIELVSIEVRRPTLDDVFLNLTGRSLREA, from the coding sequence TTGATACACGCACGCGGACTTGCCCAGACATTTCACACCAAGCGAGGGCGCGAGAAGGTCGACGTACAAGCCGTTCGCGGGGTCGACATCGACGTAGAGGAAGGCGAGATTGTCGGCTTCCTTGGCCCTAACGGTGCCGGCAAGACGACCACCCTTCGCATGCTCACCACGCTGCTCAAGCCGACGGCAGGCACGGCCACCGTCGCCGGATATGACGTGGCGACCGAGCCGATCAAGGTCCGCCAGAGCATCGGCTACGTCTCGCAGAGCGGCTCGACCTCGGGCGAGGCACGCGCGGGTGAAGAGATCATGGACCACGGCATGCTCTACGGCATCAGTCAAAAGCAAGCCGAACAGCGCGGACGCGAATTGTTCGAGCAGCTCAATCTCGACGGGATGTGGAATCGCAAACCCAAGACGATGTCCGGTGGCCAGCGCAGGCGCCTGGACATCGCGATGGGCCTGACTCATGATCCCAAGCTTGTCTTCCTCGACGAGCCGACCACCGGCCTCGACCCGCAGGCTCGGGCCAACCTCTGGACTCACATCTCAGACCTACGCACACACCGTGGCAGCACGGTGTTTCTCACGACGCACTATCTGGACGAGGCCGACGCGCTGAGCGACCGGATCCTCATCATCGACGACGGCGAGATCGTCGCCGCGGACACTGCAGACAATCTCAAATCAAACGTCGCCGGAGATCTGCTCGAGCTGGAACTCAAAGACAACGCCAGGACGACGACCACAGCCGAGAAGCTCGGCTCGATCCCTGGTGCCACGGACGTGGAAGTCGATGGAGTTGACGTACGCGGGCGGTTACGAAATGCCGGAACCGCCGTGCCCGGTCTGCTGCGCGACCTCGACCGTGCCGGCATCGAGCTCGTGTCCATTGAGGTACGCCGACCAACCCTCGACGACGTCTTCCTCAATCTGACCGGCCGCTCACTGCGCGAGGCCTAG
- a CDS encoding MBL fold metallo-hydrolase codes for MTARVEHLVTSGTFSLDGGTWDVDNNVWIVGDDSEVIVIDAAHDADAIAAQIGDRKTIAIVCTHGHDDHIDAAPALRDKTGAPIWIHPDDDVLWRMRHPDTVPDDDLAHGQQIKVAGTTLTILHTPGHAPGAICLYSKDLGCVFTGDTLFNGGPGATGRSYSDYPMIVSSIRSRLFTLPPETVVHTGHGPDTTVADELDNVPDEKAE; via the coding sequence ATGACAGCTCGAGTCGAACACCTCGTCACATCCGGAACCTTCAGCCTCGACGGCGGCACGTGGGACGTCGACAACAACGTCTGGATCGTCGGCGACGACTCCGAGGTAATCGTGATCGACGCCGCGCACGACGCAGATGCCATCGCTGCGCAGATCGGCGATCGCAAGACGATCGCCATCGTCTGCACGCACGGTCATGATGACCATATCGATGCGGCGCCGGCACTGCGGGACAAGACTGGCGCACCGATCTGGATCCACCCGGACGACGACGTGCTGTGGCGCATGCGCCATCCCGACACCGTCCCGGACGATGATCTGGCCCACGGACAGCAGATCAAGGTCGCTGGTACGACGCTCACGATCTTGCACACACCGGGCCACGCGCCCGGCGCGATATGCCTCTACAGCAAGGATCTAGGCTGCGTGTTCACTGGCGACACGCTGTTCAACGGCGGTCCGGGAGCGACCGGTCGCTCCTACAGCGACTACCCGATGATCGTCTCTTCGATCCGTTCGCGACTGTTTACGCTCCCGCCGGAGACCGTCGTACACACCGGGCACGGTCCTGACACCACGGTCGCGGACGAGCTGGACAACGTACCGGACGAAAAGGCCGAGTAG